Part of the Caballeronia sp. SL2Y3 genome is shown below.
ACGCCCGAGCAGGTCGTCGCGATCCGGCGATCGGTCGAGGCAGCGGCCGTGCAGGCGCCGCCGGTCGCGGGCATCGCCGAGGCGCTGGCGGCCGTGCCGCTCACGAAAGCCTGCGCGAGCAACAGCTTCTCGTCGTACGTGGATACCGCGCTGCAACGCACCGGCCTCGTGCGCTTCTTCGGCGAGCGGCGCTTCTGCGCGGACATGGTCGCCAATCCGAAGCCCGCGCCGGACGTGTATCTGGCGGCGGCGCGCGCGATGAACGTCGAGCCGTCGATGTGCCTCGTCGTCGAAGACAGCGTGACGGGCGTCACGGCTGCGCGCGCGGCGGGCATGCCGGTGCTCGGTTTCATCGGCGGCGGACACGCGAGCGAAGGCCACATGGA
Proteins encoded:
- a CDS encoding HAD family phosphatase, whose product is MICDCDGVLIDSEAVAARMLVTELQALWPGVDVEPVVLPLLGLRIEAVLASAADSVNRTLTPEQVVAIRRSVEAAAVQAPPVAGIAEALAAVPLTKACASNSFSSYVDTALQRTGLVRFFGERRFCADMVANPKPAPDVYLAAARAMNVEPSMCLVVEDSVTGVTAARAAGMPVLGFIGGGHASEGHMDTLRRAGAAIVFDDMARLPALVDRWLQHASFETN